The genomic window AGCAGGCGTCGGCGGCGAACGCCTTGTTCGAGTACCCCTTCACCCAGCGGGGGCTGCGGCACGGGTTGTCGGACACGCTGCAGGATTTGGCGCGGATGTCCCCCTATTCGCAGCACCGTTACGCGCTGGTGGACATGGCCAACAAGGTGCGGCCGGTGACCTGGTTCTGATCCCGGCCGCTGCGGCGCCCCCTCGTCTACCGGTGGTCGGCGACCAACGCGACGGACTTCTGGGCGATGGCCAGCTCTTCGTTCGTGGGGATGACGAAGACTTTGATCTGGGAGTCGTCGGCGGAGATTTCCCGCGGACCGTCGTTGGGCAGCGCATTGCGTTCCGGGTCGATCTTGACGCCGTACATTTCCAGGTTGGCCAAGGCGTCGGCACGCACGAAGCGGTCGTTCTCCCCGACGCCGGCGGTGAACGTGATGGCGTCGACGCGGCCGACGGAGATCATGTACGAGCCGAGGAAACGGCGGAGCTGGTGGATGTAGATGTTGTACGCCAGCCAGGCGTCCTGGTCCTCCTCCTGGATCATGGCGCGTAGCTCGCGGAAGTCGTTGACGCCGGCGAGGCCCTTGACGCCGGATTTCTTGTTCAGCAACTGGTCGATCTCGTCGATGCTCATCCCGGCGTGGCGGTAGAGGTGGAAGATGACGCCGGGGTCGATGTCGCCGGTGCGGGTGCCCATCACCAGGCCTGCGAGCGGGGTCATCCCCATCGAGGTGTCGACCGGTTCACCGCCGCGGATGGCCGCGGCGGAGGCGCCGTTGCCCAGGTGCAGGGTGATTTGGTTGACGGCCGCGTCGGGCAGGTCGAGCATGGCGGCGGCCTGTGCGGAGACGAATTCGTGGCTGGTGCCGTGGAAGCCGTACCGGCGGACCTGGTGGTCGCCGGCGACGTCTTTGTTGATGGCGTAGATGGCGGCGGCCGGCGGCAGGTGGGCGAAGAAGCCGGTGTCGAAGACGGCCACGTGCGGGATGTCCGGCAGCAGTTCGCGGGCGACCTCGATGCCGTCGATGTTGGCGGGGTTATGCAGCGGGGCCAGGGGGATCTGGTCGCGGATCATGTCGACGACTTGGTCGTTGATCACCTCCGGCTGCGAGAAGACCAGGCCGCCGTGCACCACGCGGTGGCCGACGGCCACGAGGTGGAGGTCGCTCGGCCCGCATCCGAGCGCCTCCAGCCTTTTAATCGCCGTGTGCAGACCCGCGGTGTGATCCGCGATGGGGCGTTGCTCGGAATGCTTTTCCCCCTGGTAATGGACGGTCAGCCGGCCGTTGGGCTCGCCGATCTGCTCGACGACGCCGGAGACCAGGGGCGCTTCCGAGGCGTCCGCCGCGGGATCGACGATCTGGAACTTGATCGAAGAGGAGCCGGAATTGATGACGAAGGCGTAGCTCATTTACTTCCCTTCCCCGGCCTGGACCGCGGTGACGGCGACGGTGTTGACGATGTCCGGGACGGTGGCGCCGCGGGACAAGTCGTTGACTGGTTTCTTCAAACCCTGCAGGATGGGCCCGACTGCGAGTGCATCGGCGGTGCGTTGGACGGCCTTGTAGCCGATGTTGCCGGATTCG from Corynebacterium maris DSM 45190 includes these protein-coding regions:
- a CDS encoding acetate kinase gives rise to the protein MSYAFVINSGSSSIKFQIVDPAADASEAPLVSGVVEQIGEPNGRLTVHYQGEKHSEQRPIADHTAGLHTAIKRLEALGCGPSDLHLVAVGHRVVHGGLVFSQPEVINDQVVDMIRDQIPLAPLHNPANIDGIEVARELLPDIPHVAVFDTGFFAHLPPAAAIYAINKDVAGDHQVRRYGFHGTSHEFVSAQAAAMLDLPDAAVNQITLHLGNGASAAAIRGGEPVDTSMGMTPLAGLVMGTRTGDIDPGVIFHLYRHAGMSIDEIDQLLNKKSGVKGLAGVNDFRELRAMIQEEDQDAWLAYNIYIHQLRRFLGSYMISVGRVDAITFTAGVGENDRFVRADALANLEMYGVKIDPERNALPNDGPREISADDSQIKVFVIPTNEELAIAQKSVALVADHR